A window of Vulpes lagopus strain Blue_001 chromosome 16, ASM1834538v1, whole genome shotgun sequence genomic DNA:
CTGTGCTTTGCCCTATCATTGCTGTTtccttaataataataagaataatgagCAGTTGTGTATTATTCAACCCAAGTGTACCGATCAGGCATTTATCTCgggctccttttttttcctagagcTTGCACTCGACAGCGCATGCTGAGCGGATCATTTGAGGGGCAGCCAGCAAAGGAAAGGTCAATTCTCAGTGTGCAGCATCATATCCGCCAGGAGCGCAGGTAAATACACCAGGAGACAAAGCTGCAGAGAAACCAAGGAAAGGAGTTTTACAGGAAATGCTCTCCGCGCACAGCCCCAGTTAGCAGACAGGGGTGTGTGAGGAACTTTGTTCTATTTGCTGATGGCAACGATAACAAAACTCACAATCAGAGTCAAAgattcaaatattctttcaaaaactttttcCTTGGTGATGaccaaattgttttaaaatcagaaagaaaaattctgaaatttgttAGGTGAGAACAAAGACATTTGAATACATGAAAGCTTTcactatgaaaagaaataataagcatTTGAGATGGCATCAGAAAAGTTACTTTATTTTGGACTTATAATGGTCATTGCTTAAAAGTTAAGATTTggtcttggaagaaaaaaaaaagatttggtctTGGATGTAATGAGCAGTTGGTTGTGGTTGTTTTAGGTCACTAAGACATGGATCCAACAGCCAGAGGATCAGCAGGGGCAAATCTCTTGAAACCCTGACTCAAGACGTAAGTTCTAAGCAATGCTTTGGATTTGGGAGACATtatgaaaatgcatttatatagCTGCTTAGACTATTCTAGAGCATGGGTCCTTCTGTAACATTGTCCTGTCTCCATAAGACTTTATACCAGAGGGAATCAGGAAACTCCGGAAGCAAATTAGATGGCCAGTACAGAAGAGTGATCAATAACCTTTCAAAAATCCAGATATTCCACAAAGCACCTGTCTTCATTAAGATAGCAACACAAAAGTGATGTCATTTGCCTTTGATTGGTGTTCAAgatatttaaagcattttatagAATTGATTTGTATCATTAACTTTAAGCCtttattaatttccaaatattctagAATCTAGATCCAGTAGATTTAGATAACTTTAAGGCTTTACATACTAGGAAATAAAATCCTATTTCTAGAAGAATTTTTCCATCAAAGACTGCATACTATTTCCCaagaatttctttgcttttagacTCCAGgtcattcattgatttattaactgactcaaaaaatatttaccaagtgtTTATTATGTTCCAGGCCCTGTTCTAAGTGATGAGGAGCAGTGgggaaacaagacaaaaactcTGCCTTCCAGGAACTTAGATGTTAGTAAAAGAGATCAAAGACTAAGCAAGGAAACAAATATATAATCATTTCtggaagtgttttttttaaagaacacttatTCTCCATCATGTGTCCATTGCTGTGACAGTTTTGCTCTgcattataaagaaaacaaaaatgatgttAAGAAATCAAAGATGTAGATTTGGAGGCAGGAAGTGTTTGAGAAGATAGTGTTCACACATCTGTATTAGACCATAGACTcaaacaaagagaagaaacaagccACCTGAGAACCCAGGGAAACCCATGGAGGCAGAAGTCTAGCCTCTGAGTTAGACTCACCAGCAGCTGTGTCATGCTGAGGTATCTAAGAGACTTACAAAGTGcatattaaataattaacatTAGTGACACCCTCATTAAAATAGAGGTCTTCAGTTAAGTCTGGCTAAATTCATTAAGAAAAGAGTCTCGAATGTTCAGAGCCAAGGATGGCATTTGAGAAATGAGGTCTAGCAAAAGAAAAGCCttagggttttggggtttttgtttgtctttttcactACTTTTTCCTCATATTTCTTAAGAGTTTCTGGAGTTGCCAGAATAATCCAACTGCTTTCAGTCTGTAGAAACTGCTATCTTAGAGTAAACTATCCTAAGTGTTCCAGACACAACTGACAACAGAAGAAGTTGGTGATGAGAACACCTGATACCATCATTACCCATTTTGCTGGGTTCTCATTGGTGCACACATCTGTTAGTGCCATGATTTTTAAGCCAGAGGTCTGTCTGATATGATCTACCACATGGTCTACATGGAATTGTGATCAGTACATATGGCCTAAGTACGTATAATCTGGGGGCCAGGCATGTTGCATGGAGAAAATTTCTAGAAGCAAATTCAGAGAGGCAACTACTAGAGGTAGTATCAACGCTGTGAGGATCAGAGCCCCGCAGATTGGAGGTAGCTTTGCAGTGTGGGGGGGCCTGTTCTCCACCATCGACTGTGGCCTGGTGCGCCTGCGGGGCAAAGAAGATCCCTGGAATTCCATTACCAGCGGAGCATTGACTGGGGCTGTGCTGGCTGCCCGCAGTGGCCCATTGGCCATGGTGGGCTCAGCAATGATGGGGGGAATCCTCTTGGCTCTCATAGAGGGTGTTGGCATCCTCCTTACTCGCTATACTGCCCAGCAGTTCCGCAATGCACCCCCGTTCTTGGAGGACCCCAGCCAGCTGCCCCCTAAGGAGGGTACCCCAGCCCCAGGCTATCCCAGCTATCAGCAGTACCACTAAGGATGTGACTGTCTGTCATCACCACCGTGGGAGCTCCTCCTCCGTTCCCTCCCCGATGATCTACCTCGAAGGGAGGGCTGGCTCCTAGTTGGCCCTGGGACCCTCCAGAGAGGGCCTCTACTCTGTTCCCTTgtcccagggtgggggggtggggcacccCAGCTGCTCTGACGGATGGGTCCCCTTCTCTCTCAGGGCACCCCAACCCCAAATTCACATGTAACAAGTTCTCATCCCAGTCCCCTTTCCTGGCACCCTGATGAGTATTTAAagccaattttgaaaaaaaaaaaattagaacatggctttgaaaatatgtgtttaaaTATACACAACAAAAGGCCTTACCTGAATAGTCCCAATTCCAGAGGCTTACTTCttcttcaaagactttttttttttttttaattatttgacacacacacacacagagagagagagagagcacagtcaacgggagcagcaggcagaggaagagggagaagcaggctccccgccgagcagggagcccaatgcagggctcgattccaggatcgtgggatcatgacatgagccaaaggcatacatttaactgactgagccacccaggctcccccaaagatttttttactctatttatTACACAGACATATAATAAATGTGTGATTGAGGTGTGCTATCTTCTCCATAGCAAAAGGTGATGAGGCTCTGCTAATTTCCTAAGAAATCACTCCTGATGTCTTTTTCTCCATAACAGAAGCAATTTAAAATAGAGAGTTTCATCTGTCTCACTCCAATGACAGAAGATACAGATAATGAAATCAAAAGAATCCTTGATAATATCTACCAGGTTATTTGAGCAACATCCATGTCCCATGGAGTGAAAACCAGAGTCGGAGTCGTTCATCATCAGGCCCCTCCCATGCCTCTGGCCTCCATGTCTACTGGTGCTTGCCCTCTTGACTCCACCCACAGGGCATCTTGGCTGTTCCAGGTGCACGCAGCTGTTCCCTACACATGAGGACCTCCCTTCCTCTGGAAAAGCACATTTCTGCAGATACCTAGCGGCCCGCAGATCCTTCTCATCTTTGCTCAAATAACAGCTTCTTATTGAGGCCTGCTGTGACCAGTCTGTTCAAAGTTGGAGCCTTCTAGCACTCTCTATCCACTTTGTTGATAACATAGCACTGGATATCTTCTAACAGCATCCCATATTATGATTGAATTTTTATCTGTCTCTCCTGACTAGGATGTCAGCCCCATAAGAGCGGGATTTCAtcctctgtttttgcttttttgccatATTCCCAGCACTgcaaaagtgcctggcacataataggtcctcaacaaatttttttttgaaaaaagaaataccctgtacaaggaaaaaaaatgccctaAGATGAATGtggccatttaaaatatatgttaaaataaagatattaacttcagttttttttaaatgatctttttggGCCTTCAAAAAAGTCTTCCTTTTATTGTATTTCTAGCACTCCAATACAGTGAGATATAGAAatgcacagagagaagacagtgaAATCAAGATGATCCAGGAAAAAAAGGAGCAAGCAGAAATGAAAAGGTACGGAGTGCTACAGTTGTTTCTGGGCCCTCGTGCTGGAATGACAGCCTTTCCCTCAGCATTACTGTACATAAATTTCCACTTCCAGGAAAGTGCAGGAAGAGGAGCTGAGAGAGAATCACCCATACTTCGACAAGCCACTGTTCATAGTTGGACGGGAGCACAGGTTCAGAAACTTCTGCCGGGTGGTGGTCCGGGCACGCTTCAATGCGTAAGTACACTCCATTTCAGCCAGGTGTTTGGCCTGAGTCATACAAACAGCAGGAGAGGTTGTCataggagggagaaggagcatgTAATCCTAATGGGGTCACAAAATAAACCGTGGGCTAATTAATCATGCTGCTCCTCTTTGCCGAGTGGCCGACCAggtggaaaacaaacaaaggttgCAAGTCgttaacatttatataaaactcacGTTTATGAACCACTGAACAGCCACCTTTACGTGCTCATTTTAACAGTCACCAAATACATTTCTGTCAGTGTTACTAACTCCACgttttgttttggaaatactGAACCAAGCATAGACTGAATGACATAAGGAAGGTCATTGCCTACATCTTCTTGAGTTTCTTTGTGGCTAAAATACCCTAATTGGTTTACTCtagaataatgtaaaataaaaataaagttgactAGTGCTTCCATTACTATTATGAGAATAAACTCACTGGCCAGTGTCTCTTCCCTACCCATGTGGAAGACATGTGTAAGAGGCAGGCAGTCTGGTCGACCAGGAGGATGCAGCATTTGTGATGACCCAAGTCAATTTTAGAAGGCAACCAGTGGATAAAATGGAGTTTTTGTGCTGCATAACTTTAGTAAACATCCTGAAGACCTTCAGAGTCCTGGAGGAAGTGTGAAAGCTTTCCATCTAAGTTGGATCTTCCTCGATGCTGTTATTAGTATCATATGATCATCACTATCTGTTTTGGACTGAACTATGTGTGTCCCCCTGcccaaaaaaaaattgtatgttaaAGCCTtaacccctagtacctcagaatgtgactttatttggaaatatcctCTTTCAAGAGTTAATTAAATTAAGATGAGGTGATTGAGGTGTGCCCTAATCCACCACTGTCCTTAGGACTACTGTCCTAAGAAGAGGAGGACATGTGGACACAGACACCTAGAGAGGGCAGACAGTATGAAGACATAGGGAGAAGACGgccatctacaaaccaaggaGGGAGACCTAGAATAGATCCTTCCTTCACAGCCCCCAGAAGAGAccaaccctgcccacaccttcaTCTCGGGCTTCTCCCTCCAGGACTCAGAGAaaatgtttctgttgtttaagctacttGGTCTATACTACTTTGTTACAATAGCGTGGTAATATTCAGGGTTG
This region includes:
- the LOC121476979 gene encoding mitochondrial import inner membrane translocase subunit Tim17-B-like, coding for MEKISRSKFREATTRGSINAVRIRAPQIGGSFAVWGGLFSTIDCGLVRLRGKEDPWNSITSGALTGAVLAARSGPLAMVGSAMMGGILLALIEGVGILLTRYTAQQFRNAPPFLEDPSQLPPKEGTPAPGYPSYQQYH